One stretch of Lysobacter sp. KIS68-7 DNA includes these proteins:
- a CDS encoding glycosyltransferase family 9 protein — MPDSPTSPRSICLLRLSALGDVTHVVPLVRTLQHAWPEAAITWVIGTGEYKLLEGLPGVEFLVYDKRSGAGGMLALRRALRGRRFDALLQMQVAARANLLSACIPARRRIGYDASRSKDLHGLFINERIPDRPGIHVLDAIGSFSEPLGVRQTEVSWHLPVPEAAHDWARAQWADDGMPTLVVSPCSSHVLRNWRPERYAAVADHAASRGWRTVLCGGRSALERDVADRIMAAMRTKPLDLVGKDTLKQLPALLARADLVMTPDSGPTHIANAMGTKVLGLHAPSNPRRSGPYSDLRYCVDRYDDAARKFLGKPADALPWGTKIEREGAMDLVTVEDAVAAFERFGSDRRAGRF; from the coding sequence ATGCCCGACTCGCCCACATCGCCGCGCTCGATCTGCCTGTTGCGCCTGTCGGCGCTCGGGGACGTGACGCATGTCGTGCCTTTGGTGCGCACGTTGCAGCACGCCTGGCCCGAGGCCGCGATCACCTGGGTGATCGGCACGGGCGAATACAAACTGCTCGAAGGCCTGCCCGGCGTCGAGTTCCTCGTCTACGACAAGCGCAGCGGCGCCGGCGGCATGCTGGCCTTGCGACGCGCCTTGCGCGGGCGTCGCTTCGATGCGTTGCTGCAGATGCAGGTGGCCGCGCGCGCGAACCTGCTGTCGGCCTGCATTCCTGCACGACGCCGCATCGGTTACGACGCATCGCGTTCGAAGGACCTGCACGGGCTTTTCATCAACGAGCGCATTCCCGATCGCCCGGGCATCCACGTGCTCGATGCGATCGGCAGCTTCAGCGAGCCGCTCGGCGTGCGCCAGACCGAAGTGTCCTGGCACTTGCCGGTGCCCGAGGCCGCGCACGACTGGGCGCGCGCACAGTGGGCCGACGACGGCATGCCCACGCTCGTCGTCTCGCCCTGCTCCTCGCACGTGCTGCGCAACTGGCGCCCCGAGCGCTACGCGGCCGTCGCCGACCATGCGGCCTCGCGCGGATGGCGCACGGTGTTGTGCGGAGGTCGCAGCGCGCTCGAACGCGACGTGGCCGACCGGATCATGGCCGCTATGCGCACAAAACCGCTCGACCTCGTAGGCAAGGACACGCTCAAGCAGTTGCCCGCGTTGCTGGCGCGCGCCGATCTGGTGATGACGCCCGACTCGGGCCCCACGCACATCGCCAACGCGATGGGCACCAAGGTGCTCGGCCTGCATGCGCCGAGCAATCCGCGGCGCAGCGGTCCGTATTCGGACCTGCGCTATTGCGTGGACCGTTACGACGACGCCGCGCGCAAGTTCCTCGGCAAGCCGGCCGATGCGTTGCCGTGGGGCACGAAGATCGAACGCGAAGGCGCGATGGACCTGGTGACGGTCGAGGATGCGGTGGCGGCGTTCGAGCGCTTCGGGTCCGACCGGCGGGCCGGCCGCTTCTGA
- a CDS encoding PP2C family serine/threonine-protein phosphatase, translated as MIEFGHLTHVGLRRELNEDTYYGDSELGLWLVADGMGGHEYGEVASALARETIVREVRDGTPLAQAIRIADEEIIRASRRRNDALPMGTTVVAARVQGNRFEVAWVGDSRVYIWRDGQLAQLSQDHSYVQELIAQGAITTEQARSHPHRNVVTQALGVTEPTQLNVETMTGELRPGMQLLLCSDGLTEEVEDRNIADVLGHDDCSAQECVDTLVAAALDGGGSDNVTVVLVRRH; from the coding sequence ATGATCGAATTCGGACACCTGACACACGTCGGACTGCGTCGGGAACTCAACGAAGACACGTACTACGGCGATAGCGAGCTGGGCTTGTGGCTGGTCGCCGATGGCATGGGCGGCCACGAGTACGGCGAGGTCGCCAGCGCGCTCGCGCGCGAGACCATCGTGCGCGAAGTGCGCGACGGCACCCCGCTCGCCCAGGCCATCCGCATCGCCGACGAGGAAATCATCCGCGCCTCGCGCCGCCGCAACGACGCGCTGCCGATGGGCACGACGGTCGTGGCCGCGCGCGTGCAGGGCAATCGGTTCGAAGTGGCGTGGGTCGGGGACAGCCGCGTGTACATCTGGCGCGACGGCCAGCTCGCGCAGCTCTCGCAGGACCACAGCTACGTGCAGGAACTGATCGCGCAGGGCGCGATCACCACCGAACAGGCGCGCAGCCATCCGCACCGCAACGTGGTCACCCAGGCCCTGGGCGTCACCGAACCCACCCAGCTCAACGTCGAGACGATGACGGGCGAGCTGCGCCCGGGCATGCAGTTGCTGTTGTGCAGCGACGGCCTCACCGAGGAAGTCGAGGACCGGAACATCGCCGACGTGCTGGGGCACGACGACTGCAGCGCGCAGGAATGCGTGGATACGCTGGTGGCGGCGGCCCTGGACGGGGGCGGCTCGGACAACGTCACCGTGGTCCTGGTGCGGCGCCACTAA
- the rnhA gene encoding ribonuclease HI, with amino-acid sequence MKQVEAHTDGACLGNPGPGGWAALLRYKGKERELAGGEILTTNNRMELMAAIMALESLTEACSVVLTTDSQYVRQGICDWMPNWVRRNWKTAAGDPVKNRDLWERLHAANSRHRVDWRWVKGHSGDPDNERVDDLARAEATKFKGMQAG; translated from the coding sequence ATCAAGCAAGTGGAGGCGCACACCGACGGCGCCTGCCTCGGCAACCCCGGACCCGGCGGCTGGGCCGCGCTGCTCCGCTACAAGGGCAAGGAACGCGAACTGGCGGGCGGCGAAATCCTCACGACCAACAACCGCATGGAGCTGATGGCGGCGATCATGGCGCTGGAGTCGCTCACCGAGGCCTGTTCCGTCGTGTTGACCACCGATTCGCAGTACGTGCGCCAGGGCATCTGCGACTGGATGCCGAACTGGGTGCGCCGAAACTGGAAGACAGCGGCGGGCGATCCGGTCAAGAATCGCGACCTGTGGGAACGCCTGCATGCGGCCAACTCGCGCCATCGCGTCGATTGGCGCTGGGTGAAGGGCCATTCGGGCGATCCGGACAACGAGCGCGTGGATGATCTCGCACGCGCCGAAGCCACGAAGTTCAAGGGGATGCAGGCAGGATGA
- a CDS encoding SurA N-terminal domain-containing protein: MLQKLRDKTSGWIASVIFGLLLIPFSFFGVEQYMHSKTETWSAKIEAPPTWWSSAPNWWPASLLWTREEISNQEFRQRFERERQAQRQELGAAYDPRAFETPDTKRRIIDEMIDQRVMQMAATRAGVSISDAQVQSAIASMPVFQVDGRFNKERYQFALASQQMAPSGFEKEVRDGLQVDLLPSGLNDSSFVTASEMDRVLKLLAEQRTVSYVQLPAPAPDMGPVKGAEIDAWYRTHHSEFRAPETVSIEYVEVDASALNVPPADEAALRARFEQEKDKLGAQGERLVSHILVAVPADASVAAQKAAEDKATKLAAEAKQPGADFAALARANSDDTGSKANGGDLGDVARGTQPKAFEDAVFAMQAGEVRGPIKTEYGWHVIQLREVKTAAAVTFEDMREKLAAEQATADRERAFNELTTKLVDLVNKNPTALAPAAKDTNLPVQTLGPFPREGGTGIASNVAVQRAAFSDSMIQDGLVSDTIEIAPDHVVMLRVTQHTPARELPVAQVRERIVAEIRGERTRKAAQAAADAMVAQLKAGTPIAQAAAAKGLVAVDLPTVPRGAPLPAREATQAYFSVPSPAAGKVSPGSVRLQDGSFVVFAVSKVTEGDPSKATAQERDALRRQLAQAGGNDDARAFVAAMRRAMKIDVAEDRL, from the coding sequence ATGCTGCAGAAACTCCGCGACAAGACCTCCGGCTGGATCGCTTCGGTGATCTTCGGACTGCTGCTGATTCCGTTCTCGTTCTTCGGCGTCGAGCAGTACATGCACAGCAAGACCGAGACGTGGTCGGCCAAGATCGAAGCGCCGCCGACGTGGTGGTCGAGCGCGCCGAACTGGTGGCCCGCCTCGCTGCTGTGGACGCGCGAGGAAATCAGCAACCAGGAATTCCGCCAGCGCTTCGAACGCGAACGCCAGGCGCAGCGCCAGGAGCTTGGTGCTGCGTACGATCCGCGCGCCTTCGAAACGCCCGACACCAAGCGTCGCATCATCGACGAGATGATCGACCAGCGCGTGATGCAGATGGCCGCCACGCGCGCGGGCGTCTCCATCTCCGACGCGCAGGTGCAGAGCGCGATCGCGAGCATGCCGGTCTTCCAGGTGGACGGCCGCTTCAACAAGGAGCGTTACCAGTTCGCGCTCGCCTCGCAGCAGATGGCGCCTTCGGGTTTCGAGAAGGAAGTGCGCGACGGCCTGCAGGTCGACCTGCTGCCGAGCGGCCTGAACGATTCCTCGTTCGTCACCGCCAGCGAAATGGACCGCGTTCTCAAGCTGCTGGCCGAACAGCGCACCGTCTCCTACGTGCAGCTGCCTGCGCCGGCGCCGGACATGGGCCCGGTGAAGGGCGCCGAGATCGACGCCTGGTACCGCACGCATCATTCGGAATTCCGCGCGCCGGAAACCGTGTCGATCGAATACGTCGAAGTCGACGCGAGCGCCTTGAACGTGCCGCCGGCCGACGAAGCCGCGTTGCGCGCGCGCTTCGAGCAGGAGAAGGACAAGCTCGGTGCGCAGGGCGAGCGCCTGGTGTCGCACATCCTCGTCGCGGTGCCGGCCGATGCCAGCGTCGCTGCGCAGAAGGCCGCCGAAGACAAGGCGACGAAGCTCGCCGCCGAGGCCAAGCAGCCCGGCGCCGATTTTGCCGCGCTCGCGCGCGCCAACTCCGACGACACCGGTTCGAAGGCCAATGGCGGCGACCTCGGTGATGTCGCGCGCGGCACGCAGCCCAAGGCGTTCGAAGACGCCGTGTTCGCGATGCAGGCCGGCGAAGTGCGCGGCCCGATCAAGACCGAATACGGCTGGCACGTCATCCAGCTGCGCGAAGTGAAGACCGCCGCCGCGGTGACGTTCGAGGACATGCGCGAAAAGCTGGCCGCCGAACAGGCGACGGCCGATCGCGAGCGCGCCTTCAACGAACTGACCACCAAGCTCGTCGACCTGGTGAACAAGAACCCGACGGCGCTCGCGCCGGCCGCGAAGGACACCAATCTTCCGGTGCAGACGCTGGGTCCGTTCCCGCGCGAAGGCGGCACCGGCATCGCGAGCAACGTCGCCGTGCAGCGCGCCGCGTTCTCCGACTCGATGATCCAGGACGGCCTGGTGAGCGACACGATCGAAATCGCGCCGGACCACGTGGTCATGCTGCGCGTCACCCAGCACACGCCGGCGCGCGAGCTGCCGGTGGCGCAGGTGCGCGAGCGCATCGTCGCGGAAATCCGCGGCGAGCGGACGCGCAAGGCCGCGCAGGCCGCCGCCGATGCGATGGTGGCGCAGCTGAAGGCGGGCACGCCGATTGCGCAGGCAGCCGCAGCGAAGGGCCTGGTGGCCGTCGATCTGCCGACCGTGCCGCGTGGTGCGCCGCTTCCGGCGCGCGAGGCGACGCAGGCGTACTTCTCGGTGCCGTCGCCGGCGGCGGGCAAGGTGTCGCCGGGCAGCGTGCGTTTGCAGGACGGCAGCTTCGTGGTGTTCGCGGTCTCGAAGGTGACCGAGGGCGATCCGTCGAAGGCGACCGCGCAGGAGCGCGATGCGCTGCGTCGCCAGCTGGCGCAGGCCGGCGGCAACGACGACGCGCGTGCGTTCGTGGCGGCGATGCGTCGTGCGATGAAGATCGACGTCGCTGAGGACCGCCTGTAA
- the dnaQ gene encoding DNA polymerase III subunit epsilon, with amino-acid sequence MRQVVLDTETTGLSWEKGNRVVEIGCVELVERRPTGRTFQRYLNPQREFEPGAQEVTGLTLEFLADKPKFEEVAEEFLAFIDGAELVIHNAAFDVGFLDYELSRIEATPVRSIRAICGVEDSLGLARQRFPGQRNSLDALCRRLGVDNSHRHLHGALLDAQILVDVYLALTSGQGEIGFAAEEAARTAVAEFAAAGGPRPRISATAEDLAAHDARLAVLRKKAGGRAVWDALLEEDAPEALPA; translated from the coding sequence ATGAGGCAGGTCGTACTCGACACCGAAACCACGGGGCTGTCCTGGGAGAAGGGCAACCGGGTGGTGGAAATCGGGTGCGTCGAACTCGTCGAACGCCGCCCCACCGGGCGCACGTTCCAGCGCTATCTCAACCCGCAACGCGAATTCGAACCCGGCGCGCAGGAAGTCACGGGCCTCACGCTCGAGTTCCTCGCGGACAAGCCGAAGTTCGAGGAAGTCGCCGAGGAGTTCCTCGCCTTCATCGACGGCGCCGAGCTTGTGATCCACAACGCGGCCTTCGACGTGGGCTTCCTCGATTACGAGCTGTCCCGCATCGAAGCCACGCCCGTGCGCTCCATCCGCGCGATCTGCGGCGTGGAGGACTCCCTCGGGCTCGCGCGCCAGCGCTTCCCCGGCCAGCGCAATTCCCTGGATGCGCTGTGTCGCCGCCTCGGCGTCGACAACTCGCACCGCCACCTGCACGGCGCCTTGCTCGACGCGCAGATCCTGGTCGATGTCTACCTCGCACTGACCTCGGGGCAGGGCGAGATCGGCTTCGCCGCCGAAGAGGCCGCACGCACCGCCGTCGCCGAATTCGCCGCCGCCGGCGGCCCGCGCCCGCGCATCAGCGCCACCGCGGAGGACCTGGCCGCGCACGACGCGCGCCTGGCCGTGCTGCGCAAGAAAGCCGGTGGCCGCGCAGTCTGGGATGCGTTGCTGGAAGAAGACGCGCCGGAAGCGTTGCCGGCGTAA
- a CDS encoding MBL fold metallo-hydrolase encodes MAWSLRLQGVGNAFATELGSAMATIERDGAPWLTIDCGSDGLTHYLAHYGAPPRAVFLTHLHLDHVGGMERLFGAVYWNDALRGRTPLYVPAPLVPHLQQRVASYPNVLAEGGANFWDAFHLVPVGDHFWHDRVRLDVFATRHHWPDTSFGLRLPGSMAWTGDTRPIPEQLARSANEGELVFHDCALHGNPSHSGIDDLEREYPAELLARCRLYHYASEADGAALEARGHRIVRAGDVVSLADSTAQTAPMR; translated from the coding sequence GTGGCCTGGTCCTTGCGCCTGCAGGGTGTCGGCAATGCCTTCGCCACCGAACTCGGTTCCGCCATGGCGACGATCGAGCGCGACGGCGCGCCCTGGCTCACCATCGACTGCGGCAGCGACGGCCTGACGCATTACCTGGCGCACTACGGTGCGCCGCCGCGCGCGGTCTTCCTCACGCACCTGCACCTGGACCACGTGGGCGGCATGGAGCGCCTGTTCGGCGCGGTGTACTGGAACGACGCGCTGCGCGGCCGCACGCCGCTGTACGTGCCCGCACCGCTCGTGCCGCACCTGCAGCAGCGCGTTGCTTCCTATCCCAATGTGCTCGCCGAAGGCGGCGCGAATTTCTGGGATGCGTTCCATCTCGTGCCGGTCGGCGACCACTTCTGGCACGACCGCGTGCGGCTCGACGTCTTCGCCACACGCCACCACTGGCCCGACACCAGCTTCGGCCTGCGCCTGCCCGGCAGCATGGCGTGGACCGGCGACACGCGCCCGATCCCCGAACAACTTGCGCGATCCGCCAACGAAGGCGAACTCGTCTTCCACGACTGCGCGCTGCACGGCAATCCTTCGCACAGCGGCATCGACGATCTCGAGCGCGAATATCCGGCCGAACTGCTCGCGCGCTGCCGCCTGTACCACTACGCGAGCGAAGCCGACGGCGCGGCGCTGGAAGCGCGCGGCCATCGCATCGTGCGTGCCGGTGACGTGGTCTCGCTGGCCGACAGCACCGCGCAGACGGCCCCGATGCGATGA
- a CDS encoding enoyl-ACP reductase has protein sequence MGFLQGKRALITGIASQRSIASGIAEAMHREGAQLAFTYQNEKLKSRVEDAAKEYGSDIVIPLDVADDAQIANCFDSLKKHWDHFDILVHAIAYAPREAIEGEFLAGLTRENWNIAHEISAYSLAGMAKAARPMMAGRNGAIITLSYLGAERALANYNVMGVAKASLEATVRYLALNLGPEGTRVNAISAGPIKTLAAAGIANFRKMLGHVEEYAPMRRTVSIEDVGNVAAFLCSDLAAGVTGEVTYVDAGYNILGMTGIEGV, from the coding sequence ATGGGTTTCCTGCAGGGCAAACGCGCGCTCATCACGGGCATCGCGAGCCAGCGTTCGATCGCCAGCGGCATTGCCGAAGCGATGCACCGCGAAGGCGCGCAGCTCGCCTTCACCTACCAGAATGAAAAGCTCAAGTCGCGCGTCGAAGACGCGGCGAAGGAATACGGCAGCGACATCGTGATTCCGCTCGACGTCGCGGACGATGCGCAGATCGCCAACTGCTTCGATTCGCTGAAGAAACATTGGGATCATTTCGACATCCTGGTGCACGCCATCGCGTACGCACCGCGCGAAGCGATCGAAGGCGAGTTCCTCGCCGGCCTGACGCGCGAGAACTGGAACATCGCGCACGAGATCTCGGCGTACTCGCTCGCCGGCATGGCGAAGGCGGCGCGCCCGATGATGGCCGGCCGCAACGGCGCGATCATCACGCTGAGCTACCTCGGCGCCGAACGCGCGCTCGCCAACTACAACGTCATGGGCGTGGCGAAGGCGAGCCTGGAGGCGACCGTGCGTTATCTCGCGCTGAACCTCGGTCCGGAAGGCACGCGCGTCAATGCGATTTCGGCTGGTCCGATCAAGACGCTGGCGGCGGCGGGCATTGCGAATTTCCGCAAGATGCTCGGGCACGTGGAGGAGTACGCGCCGATGCGTCGTACGGTGAGCATCGAGGACGTCGGCAATGTCGCGGCGTTCCTGTGTTCGGATCTCGCTGCGGGTGTGACGGGTGAAGTGACCTACGTCGATGCGGGGTACAACATCCTCGGGATGACGGGGATCGAAGGGGTTTGA
- a CDS encoding class I SAM-dependent methyltransferase, producing the protein MDSEDEIVRRAGDERPGQPWLRLMPTGGLAVVGERELPLYVHGGAFHGPVRCGLPLPLASESIGTVVLQHVADGPVAADAMLEEAARVLVPGGRLWLLALNPLAPYRLRWLREGPTASEPIRWRRRLRAAGLVPEAVSQGVGPRWDTVANATLQQGAGMRAAYLLRAEKRVSPLTPIRPRATLRIQTGVPAA; encoded by the coding sequence TTGGACAGCGAAGACGAGATCGTCCGGCGCGCCGGGGACGAACGCCCCGGCCAACCCTGGCTGCGCCTGATGCCGACCGGTGGACTCGCGGTCGTCGGCGAACGCGAGCTGCCCCTGTACGTACATGGCGGCGCCTTCCACGGCCCCGTGCGTTGCGGCCTGCCGCTGCCGCTCGCCTCCGAATCGATCGGCACCGTGGTGTTGCAGCACGTGGCCGACGGTCCCGTGGCCGCCGACGCCATGCTCGAAGAAGCCGCGCGCGTGCTCGTGCCCGGCGGGCGGCTGTGGCTGCTCGCGCTCAACCCGCTCGCGCCTTATCGGCTGCGCTGGTTGCGCGAAGGGCCGACGGCGTCCGAACCGATCCGCTGGCGCCGTCGACTGCGCGCCGCGGGCCTGGTGCCCGAAGCGGTCTCGCAAGGCGTGGGCCCGCGATGGGACACTGTCGCCAACGCCACGCTCCAGCAGGGCGCCGGCATGCGCGCCGCCTATTTGTTGCGCGCGGAGAAACGCGTGAGTCCCCTGACCCCGATCCGCCCCCGCGCGACGCTGCGCATCCAGACCGGCGTGCCCGCTGCATGA
- a CDS encoding 3-deoxy-D-manno-octulosonic acid kinase, producing MAAFDANESLMPFREGLGYGAILFDRTRMRQAEASWFDPDHWGSHAHAVGSGGRGAAWFVDGPFGGAVLRHYLRGGLAARISRDRHLWRGTDRVRSFAEFRLLRTLLQRKLPVPVPIAAYYVRKGHRYRAAILLERLEGVHTLAHRANTPGDVAPWEAAGRLIARFHRAGLDHADLNAHNLLFDDAGEGWMIDLDRSVLRIPATGWRENNLARLKRSMLKLRGERVVPQVEDEYMRLRAAYDAQWNKGY from the coding sequence ATGGCCGCGTTCGATGCCAATGAAAGCCTGATGCCGTTCCGCGAGGGGCTCGGCTATGGGGCGATTCTGTTCGACCGCACACGCATGCGGCAAGCGGAGGCGTCGTGGTTCGACCCCGACCACTGGGGCAGCCATGCGCATGCCGTCGGCTCGGGCGGGCGCGGCGCGGCCTGGTTCGTCGACGGGCCCTTCGGTGGCGCGGTGTTGCGCCACTACCTGCGCGGCGGCCTGGCTGCGCGCATCAGCCGCGACCGCCACCTGTGGCGCGGCACGGACCGCGTCCGAAGCTTCGCCGAGTTCCGCCTCCTGCGCACTTTGCTGCAGCGCAAACTGCCCGTGCCGGTGCCCATCGCCGCGTACTACGTGCGCAAGGGGCATCGCTATCGCGCCGCGATCCTGCTCGAACGCCTGGAGGGCGTGCACACGCTGGCCCACCGCGCCAACACGCCGGGCGACGTCGCGCCGTGGGAAGCGGCGGGCCGCCTGATCGCGCGCTTCCATCGCGCCGGCCTCGACCATGCCGACCTCAACGCCCACAATCTGTTGTTCGACGACGCGGGCGAGGGCTGGATGATCGACCTGGACCGCAGCGTCCTGCGGATCCCCGCCACGGGCTGGCGCGAGAACAACCTCGCGCGCCTGAAGCGCTCGATGCTCAAGCTGCGCGGCGAACGCGTGGTGCCACAGGTGGAAGACGAATACATGCGCCTGCGGGCCGCCTACGACGCGCAATGGAACAAGGGCTACTGA
- the gloB gene encoding hydroxyacylglutathione hydrolase — protein sequence MRLRPLPAFEDNYIWALHDDTGTGLVVDPGEAGPVLAAVAGGLQLRGILLTHHHHDHIGGVPGILERWPDLPVIAPHDDRIATATQRVGAGDTARIGDWVFEVHEIPGHTVSHIAFHGHQVLFCGDTLFSLGCGRLFEGTPTQMLDSLDRLRALPGDTLVCCGHEYTVANAAFALTVDAANEDLQKRAVEAKRQRLAGKATVPSTLAQETVCNPFLRIDAAPVRAAVNAHAGRALADRVDAFAELRRWKDGYRA from the coding sequence ATGCGACTTCGACCGCTGCCGGCATTCGAGGACAACTACATCTGGGCCCTGCACGACGACACGGGCACGGGTCTGGTCGTCGATCCCGGGGAAGCGGGCCCGGTGCTCGCCGCAGTGGCGGGCGGCCTACAACTGCGCGGCATCCTGCTGACCCACCACCACCACGACCACATCGGCGGCGTGCCCGGGATCCTCGAGCGCTGGCCCGACCTGCCCGTCATCGCGCCGCACGACGACCGCATCGCCACCGCCACCCAGCGGGTCGGCGCGGGCGACACGGCCCGCATCGGCGACTGGGTCTTCGAGGTCCATGAGATCCCGGGCCATACCGTGAGCCACATCGCATTCCACGGCCATCAAGTCTTGTTTTGTGGGGACACCCTCTTCAGCCTCGGGTGCGGACGCTTGTTCGAAGGGACGCCGACCCAGATGCTGGATTCGCTCGACCGCCTGCGTGCGCTGCCCGGAGACACCCTGGTGTGCTGCGGCCACGAGTACACCGTGGCCAACGCCGCCTTCGCGCTGACCGTGGATGCGGCGAACGAAGACCTGCAAAAGCGCGCGGTCGAGGCCAAGCGCCAGCGCCTCGCCGGAAAAGCGACCGTGCCCTCCACGCTCGCGCAGGAAACGGTCTGCAACCCGTTCCTGCGCATCGACGCCGCGCCCGTGCGCGCGGCCGTCAACGCCCACGCGGGCCGGGCGCTTGCCGACCGCGTGGACGCATTCGCCGAATTGCGGCGCTGGAAAGACGGGTACCGCGCATGA
- a CDS encoding lytic transglycosylase domain-containing protein: protein MLTCALLSPMAMAAQEIPRTPPRMAEANETPAAPSTASSSATLPTRSGRDIYAQFRAGLADPECPANGGSARWRQHFANAPKRMATDGDDVLPLFGYVVDAVREAHLPTEYALIPFVESGYRPGARSAGGPAGLWQFIALTARNHDVAVRPGYDGRLSPVDSTRAAVRYLKTLHGMFAGDWRLAVMAYNAGEYRVLGALRRSGQNARNAKPETLQGLSPITHAYVQKLRALSCLLESADDREEWLRALDRPIPLLQARALPHGAKTLEAWARDQGLDAARVRRMNPAFEGGRIIARNDDDALRVLAPAATAEIAATGSAVGATAAGP, encoded by the coding sequence ATGTTGACCTGCGCCCTGCTCTCGCCGATGGCGATGGCAGCGCAGGAGATCCCCAGGACGCCGCCCCGCATGGCCGAGGCGAACGAAACACCCGCTGCACCCTCCACTGCCTCGTCGTCCGCCACGCTTCCCACCCGCAGCGGCCGCGACATCTATGCGCAGTTCCGCGCCGGCCTGGCCGATCCCGAATGTCCGGCCAACGGCGGCAGCGCGCGCTGGCGCCAGCATTTCGCCAACGCGCCCAAGCGCATGGCCACCGACGGCGACGATGTGCTGCCGCTGTTCGGCTACGTGGTGGACGCCGTGCGCGAAGCGCACCTGCCCACCGAATACGCGCTGATTCCCTTCGTCGAAAGCGGCTACCGCCCCGGCGCACGCAGCGCTGGCGGACCCGCGGGCCTGTGGCAGTTCATCGCGCTCACCGCGCGCAACCATGACGTTGCGGTACGCCCCGGTTACGACGGTCGCTTGTCCCCCGTGGATTCCACGCGCGCGGCGGTGCGATATCTCAAGACCCTGCACGGCATGTTCGCCGGCGACTGGCGCCTGGCGGTGATGGCCTACAACGCAGGCGAATACCGCGTGCTCGGCGCGTTGCGCCGCAGCGGGCAGAACGCACGCAACGCGAAACCCGAAACGCTCCAGGGCCTCTCGCCGATCACGCATGCTTACGTGCAGAAGCTGCGCGCGCTGTCGTGCCTGCTCGAAAGCGCGGACGACCGCGAAGAATGGTTGCGCGCGCTCGACCGCCCGATTCCGTTGCTGCAAGCCCGTGCGCTACCGCATGGTGCGAAGACGCTGGAGGCCTGGGCCCGCGACCAGGGCCTGGATGCCGCGCGCGTGCGGCGCATGAACCCCGCGTTCGAAGGCGGCCGCATCATCGCGCGCAACGACGACGACGCATTGCGCGTGCTCGCCCCCGCCGCTACGGCTGAGATCGCGGCCACCGGGAGCGCCGTCGGCGCCACCGCGGCTGGTCCCTGA
- a CDS encoding DUF6165 family protein: MSNELLVPVSYGELLDKIAILQIKSERMSDPAKLANVRNELSALEKTWMAHPAAGNDVAKLRADLKAVNERLWVIEDDIRIKEKAQAFDGEFVRLARAVYFENDERARIKKDINLALGSAYVEEKSYQDYRTGAAP; encoded by the coding sequence ATGTCCAACGAACTCCTCGTCCCGGTCTCCTACGGCGAACTGCTCGACAAGATCGCGATCCTGCAGATCAAGTCCGAGCGCATGAGCGACCCGGCCAAGCTGGCCAACGTCCGCAACGAGCTGTCGGCGCTGGAGAAGACCTGGATGGCCCATCCGGCCGCCGGCAACGACGTGGCCAAGCTGCGCGCCGACCTGAAGGCCGTGAACGAGCGGCTGTGGGTGATCGAGGACGACATCCGGATCAAGGAGAAGGCGCAGGCCTTCGACGGCGAGTTCGTGCGCCTGGCGCGCGCGGTGTATTTCGAGAACGACGAACGCGCGCGCATCAAGAAGGACATCAACCTCGCACTGGGCTCGGCCTACGTGGAGGAGAAGTCGTACCAGGACTACCGCACGGGCGCGGCGCCCTGA